The genomic stretch GTTGCTATCACCAAAACCTCTTAACTCTCTCCACAAACCCACTAAAAACTTCAAACTCCCTTCATTAAACCTTCCTAAAATCTCATCCTAAATATTATTCTGGAATCATCCCGAACGAGAAAGCGCAATGCTCATAACTCAAACCCTCACAACATTGTTTTCGAGGACGAGGAGCAAGCCAAAAGGTAATCGGTGCTCCACAACATAAAATTACGCCCTCCAGGTAAAGCGAAGATTGACATGGAATCCCTCATTCACCAAGGGATGATTTCTCTTACTCATAACAGTTACTCATTGATGAGTTAAGGCCAGTTTGTCCTGGAATTACCTACCCCTGACATGGTAAATATTATTGATCGTTCCAACTGGTTATATGTGAGTGTCACCCCTAATGAGGAAGAAAGCCACAATTTGGATGATTTTGTTGCAGGTGACACAGTGGATCAAGATTCCACCTACCAGCAAGATTTTGTACCTCCAACTCAAGATCCAACCCATCAAGGTCCTGCATAATTCTCTATGAATCAGGACCAGTGGATTTGGATGCAAGTGGAGCTCGGAGATGTGAGATCCGAGCAAACCCGACAAGGAGTTAAGAAGGTCAGGAAAGGAGCCATGATGGAGGAAATGCAATCCATGATGCAAGAATTAATGTTGCATTTTCCTTCACCTCCACAATAAGGGCACTGTAAGTCAACCCTCTCTCTTTCTTGTTCTAAAACATTGAGGCTAATGTTTAGTTCAAGTTTGGGGGAGGTTTACTAGTTTctttttattattgtttttgttaccatctttattgtttattttgattaagtTTTGTCAAGTAATACACAGTTGTTGGAATTCAATGCTTGAATAGATGATGAAGGTTAGTGAAAACAGATGATTGATTACAACCAAGGAAATACCCCCGAAAATGTTGATACTTTTGAAGATGATCGGACACAACTTTCTTGAGGTCGACCAATTGAGGAACCCGGTACATCCCAACTTAATAGGGAAGCTGCATCACACTAGAGGTATTACGGATTTTTTTAGCTTCACCAAGCAAGGTTAGAATTGAAAGCCAAATACAAGATTCATCATGAGAGATAATTCAGGTATGTATCTATCACTCATAGTTTGCGTAAGTTCTCTTCGAATTTCACTGTATTAGTATACACACTGAGGCAAGTTTTTTCTTTTAACGCTGAGCCTCTCAAGCTAACCTGATTAATTATTATCCTTAGTTCACCCAATTTGAGCATGTATCCCTTTGTATATATCAGCACATGAATGTAACCCGCGGCCCAAACACTTACTTACCCCATTCGGAGAAAGTGTTATGTTTTGTAAGTTGTGTTTAACTCTAAGTTTGGGGTAGCCCAATAAAAATTGAAATTAACGTGAGTGCGAAAAAAATATAAGAAAAACGACcattgaaaaaaaaaaggaaacaaaagaaagagaaaagaaaagaGAACTTTGATGTAATGAATAAAAGCACTCACCGAATGAGAAATACTCAGTTGGGTATAAAACCAAAACCAAAACCAAAGAAACTGAGTAACGGagctaaaaaagaaaaagaaatgtaaATTGTATGTTAGGAAAAACACAGTGAAAAGAATAATGACATTGACTCTGAACCCAAAAACCATTTCTACCCCTTTCATATCCCACCTTAACCCAAACCGCTATATAACCTGAAAGACCTCGAAAGTGCGTGTATTGTTCAGGTGAGATGAAAGGAGAATTCATTCAAGATTATGAGTGGGTATTACATACTATGAAATCATGAGTGCAAACACTATAGCCCCGAGAGTCTAGGCAAGTGTGTGAAACAAGCTGACAAGTGAACGAGTACTCCTATGTGGAAGTGTAGCAGAACAAATTATTGCGGAAAGTTGGGGACCCTGAAAGAAGAAGAATGAGTGAGTTGTCAAAGATCTCAGTAGTATTGTGGTAAAAGTTGAGTCTTCAACTATTTTTTTGGGTGACATAaattgcttgaggacaagcaatgagataagtttggggttgtgatcagtcaccatttaaGCTATGTATTTTTTCACTTATTCAGCGAGAATCCAGGTAATTTCTATTACTTTGTTTTAATTAATGTGTTGTTGAGTCTATTTTCGTCACCAGTAGCTTATACTACCGTTTCATCATTATTAATATCATTTCTATTTTTTGTCACATTTTACGCTTTGAGTGTTTGCATGTTctgcatttcaggttcaagcagGTAATCAAGTAGGGTCGAATGTAAAAATCAAGGAGAAGCGAACATAATTGAAAAGAAGATTTCACAGTCCGGTAGACTGTTACAGCCACCCGTAGCACCTACTATTGGCCGTAGCATGAAACCCTGAAGACATAAAGAACTTTCAGCAAAACAGTGGCCTACTAGCGTCACCCGTAGCACCTGCTACGGCCCGTAGCGGGTAACTTCGCATCAGACTTCTAAAACAGTGGCCTACTACGGCCACCCATAGCACAGGCTACGGGCCATAGCAGGCATGCATGGAAAAAGCCCAATTTTAACTTTTCTACATCATTCCTAAGTGATGGGCAGTTTGGTTAATTGTAAGGAAAATATAATGGAATTTTATGGATATGTTTGAAGAAAGAAGGACTTGTTTATAAGAGGGAAAGTTTTCAGAGAAGAAGGGACCTTGGGTAGAGAACAAGAATTGAGACGATTCAGAATTAGATAAATCAAGGTTTTGGGAAAAACATGATCtttcatgagcggaagcaattgaagatcaaagtTCATCTGAATTCTTGTAATGTCTccattttatatttttatttgcttgaatattatgagtagctaaaccccccaatgctaagggggtgtccctgatttgaatctgtaatgactttgagtttacatttgcaatgacaatattatttttcaaaattacCGTAATTTTTTGACGTGTTTAATACTTTCTCTTTTTGAATAATTGAGATTGTTGTATGATTATCAATTAGGTTAGACCGCCATTGATACTGCTTTCATAATATTATTCTATAGTAGATATCACTTAGGACTAGGGATACCTTGTATGAACCAGATTATTCTCGATATATTAAGGGTTAATTTCACCGGTAATTTTCTATGGACATAGAGATTATggttgaatgattaaaggttttctcaccaaggtCTTGGGAGAAAATACCCATGAGAACTGGCAataattaattgatattttttgatgcaatagtgactcagagttgttacagggacaaATTACACACCTTTCCTGGCAataattaattgatattttttgatgcaatatttttttatgtaataattaattgatattattttatttgcAATTACTTTTATAAATTTGAATCTAAAACTCTCCAAACAAGTTTTTCTTTAATTGAACAACAATTTTAACTCAACATTTGTGAGCAGTCCTcgagatcgacattcggggaacCTTCTCCGCTATTACTATACAGGAAAAATAGTATACTTTCTATTTTTCCGATAAATGAGCCTTCTAAGGAGTATCCTTCTTTACCAAAGATGTTTTGGAAGGACTATCTTCCTTCCTATCAACATACTTGGGGATTTCTGCTTCATAGCAGACTTGGGAGTCTCAACCTTCTATTCATTTCCTTTAGGTTTTTCAGCAAGAGACTTAGCCAGGCTCTTCAACAAGGTATAAGTTAGTTCTGAAGTAGCCTTTTATCTAGAAATTTTGTTAAAGAGGTTTCCTAGAGGATTGCCATTATCTTCAGATTCCATATTCTTCTCTGGTTGGGAATTTTCATCTTTGAATTCACAAGATCTTGTATCCATTTGAGTAGATGATACATGCATGTTTACTGTAGGTTCAATGGTTTTAGCCTTTTTTATATCATATGTTGGAGTAGATTCTTCAACATTTGGTTCAACATTAGGTATAACCAAAAGTTCCCCTTGAGATTCAACAGAAGTACTAACATTCTTCATAAAGTTGGGATTCATCTTTCTTGTTCATGGGAGCTAGGACATTTTCAAAAAGAGTAACTTTATGTGTTTATTGAACATATGAACTTACTTGAGATTTATTCTTTCTTTGGTACGCAACATTCTTCCTCTTTTCTTCATAGGTTTCACCAGGAGCAACCATTTAAAGGGGAATAACATTGAACAAAACATGTTGATTAGAACGGCTACTGCTAGAAACAGAAACCTTAGATTTCTTTGGAGAAGGATTCTCCCTAGTTTCAATCCTGAATATCATGTCCCCATGAACATTTGAGATTATCTCTGAGCCATACTCATTTTCGACATTTGATTGTTGACTCATCTTTAGATTAGTTGGAGAATAGAGAATATGGACGAACAAGTTTGAATAGAGAGTGAGAAATTGTTCGTGCGTGAGAGCTAAGAGCATATAATAAGCGTTTGAATTTAAACATATTTTTCTTATTATATGTTTTGAACTGACTTTACAAGAGAGAACTTTTACATGTCTCTCACTAGTTAAAGACCTCCCGATTTCACTTCTGTAGCCACTAATATCCACCAATTACCTTTTATCCTTATTAATTTCCAAAACTCTAAGTAGTTTTGCTTGGATCCCACGAAAATGATTAAGATTAGTCTAAACTTCAGACATCAAATGTTAAACTGGGTGTTCCAACATCTTGTCTGACAGACTACCCCATACAGAGTCATAGACACACTATTCTTGATCATCCTTCATACTGGATGTTTCCTTTATTTTACATATGTTTTCCACTTGCATTGGCTCTTTAACTTTAGATATGGAAAGATGTTGGAGAAAATTGTGGGACATCAAGGTCTTTTCTCATAACCTTGACTTTCTTTAGAATTCAATTTTGGCAGATCCTCAACTGTGTCATTGAACAGGTTTTGATTTTGTGTTCCACATGTTGTGCATAGAGGGATCCATAAATAACAGTTATCCTTAGACTTAGAATCCTTCATCACCATTTCATGATCTTTGTTAGTGACAATACATTCCGCCTTGTTTAACTTTACCAATAGATCTTGATCTCGAGATTGGCTTATGCTGATCAGGTTAGTATTCAATACTTAACCAACAAAACATCTTCAAGATAAGGTGAATCTTGATAATAAATTTTCCTATTCCCATGATTCTTCTCCTAGTTACATCACCAAAAGTTAAAAGGCTTTCGGGATGAGGTTTCAACTTTTCAAGATGGCCCTTTTTCCCAGTCATATGCATGGCACAACAACTATCAAGGAACCATTCTTCTGTAGAGGATAAGATATCTGAGACATGAGCCATCAGACATGTGATAGTTTCTTTGGGCTTTCACACCTTCTATTCTTGAGCTTTCTTCCTTTTTGGCATGGGCTGATTATAAAGCTTAGAATAACTAACAAGACTATAGCAAAAGGGTTTATGTGACCATATTTACCACAATGGTGACATCTTTTCCTAGAGTTCATGAAACCTCTATATTGGGGATAGATATGTCTAACCGGAGGCTTAGGAATGTGGTTTAACATCAGAAGCTCAATTTTATTCTTAGGAGGAACATACTTCTTTCTCATGAAACTATACTCAAATCCCACAACCTTTCTTATTTAATCAATGACATCATTCAAATCTTCAAATTTGTTGATCATTTGTACATTTTCTGGTATAGTTTCAAGTTTAGCATTCCACAAAGAGATCTCATCTTCCAAACTTGTGATGATTGAGACAAGCTTTTATTTTTCCTCGTGTAGGACACTTATGGTTTTATTTTGTTTCTCTACTATTATGCATGCTTTTATCCACTTGGTATGCAAAAGTATGAAGGTTTCAACTAACTCCTCTTCAGTAATTTCTTCATCTATAGAATCGGACTCATACTTTATAGTGAAGGCCATTACCTTGTTTGTAGTTTCTCCTTCACTTTCATCATCAAACTCAGACCAAGTGATGGTTAATCCCTTTTTCTATTTTTGTTGAAAAGTAGGGCATTTATCTCTGATGTGACCAAAACCTTCATATTCAAAACGTCTAACTCAATTTCCTTTGTCTTCTTCTAAGCTTTTTCTCTGGTAACTAATGCCAGACTTGATATCTTGAACATTCGTCCTCCAATATTTATCCAGTCTTCTTAATAAattgttgaactttattccaaTATAAGTTATAGCCTCTAACATGTCTTCTTTAGTATCCTTATTACTTTGATCTTTATTCTCCTGATAGTTGGATAAAAAATGCAACACCTTTGTTCTTCTTTTCAGGTCTTCCATTTAGAGAGACTTCAAAAGTTTATAGAGAATCAATGAGTTCATCCACCTTCCAGGTGCTTAGGTCTTGAGCCTCTTAGATTGTAgtaaccttcatgtcaaacttATATAATGTTTTTTACCATCTTTTCCTCGGAAATCTTTTCTCCTAGTGCAAAAGAATTGTTGGCAATGTCTCTAAGTCTGATGTTGAAATCAGAGATAAATTCATCTTCATTCATTCTCACATTTTCAAACTTTGTAGTGGGGAGCTGCAGTTTTGACATCCTAACCttggatgtgccttcatgagcAATCTTGAGAATCTCCCAGGCATCTTTGGCTTCAGTGCATCTGTTGATCAATCTAAACATGTTCTTGTCAACACAATTAAAATAGTATTCAAAGccttggagtttccaagagcttcAATATCTTCTACATTAGTCCATTCTGCTTCAGGCTTAAAACTTGTAACACCATCTTTAGAAGTGATCACAAGATGTTTTCAACCTTTAATCACAACCTTCCAAGTTTTGATGTCTAGGGATATAAGAGTGACAACCATTTTAGCTTTCCAATAGTCATAATTGGTGGAATCTAAAGCAGGCGGTCTATTGACATACCCTTCATCCTTAATATAGTCCATTTGAACAAAAAATATCCTCCATGGAGCTCACCCAAACAGAACAAGGTGCCTCCTCTAATGCCAATTGAAACTTTGTTCCACAGGGGACAAATTTGGACCACATGTTTAGACAACTTGTCCAACTTTTTAAATCAGAATGACAGTAATAAAACAACATAGAAAGCAATAAAATAAGATAAGAGATTGGCAACCCAGTTCAGTGAAACCATAGCTACGTCTGGGGGAACTAACCCAAGAAAGAAAATTCACTACTTTGAATTAGTACACCTATCCTTACAAGAACCAATAAACCCTATGTTGTTCAAAGCCTCTATCTAATTCTAGTGACTTTCTATTTAAGGACTTCCCCTAAATATGAGAGCCTACTCACTTTCTTCTCAATCACACAGCCCGTGATTGGTGCTTACAACTCAATAAACAATGTTGAATGTTATATCTCAACTAAGATAGAACAACTATGTCAAGTTACTGAAACATGATGGTGTACAATAGTAGATTCCAGACTAATCCAGTTATGACATTAACATGGAATACAAGAAATAAAATACTTAAAACCTAGCACAAAGAACATATTTCTCGCGCACCAAAACTCTTGAAGAACAATGAGAATCGAATCTCTTTATATAGAATTATCTTATGGGATTTTTCTCCTTGTGGATATGCATTTAATCCGTCTAGAAAATAGCTGAATAAGGTGGATATGATTTGCTCCTCAAATCTCTCCAATAAAAAGATATGATTTGTTatatttcaaattcaaatttaaatcacATTTAAATCTGATTTGAACATCTCCAGATGTCAAACAAATCAATAAAACATTTCTAAAATAACTGCATCAAATCTGATTGAAAACCAATCATAAAAGCACAACATACAACATCAACTTGGCCTGCTGTCAAGGCCAAATATTATACCACACATGTTGGAACATCGGGTTCAACATGTTGCACCAGTACATCGAAAACCAACTCTTCTACTTGACTTGTAGATCTTCTATTATGGAGAGAATCTTGGATAGACGAAATTAGAACATTTGCAATTTCCATCTGTTTGTTTCCAAGATATCAGATGTTGCAATCCACATGTTAGAACATCTTGTTCAACATGTCTGTATTCTGCACCAAAACCAACTTGAGCAAACTCCATGTTGTTTTGTATAATGCAGCCAATTCTAAAACGACCAACAATTATTTTCTGGTAGCATTTGTCTTAGCAACTCAAGCAATTATGTGAAACTTTTAGCCTTCCACCAACTTTTGGCTTGAGATAAACAATTTTAACACCGCAGACAATTGTTTAAAATTTATGCATCCCTTATATAACGACGCATCCTTGTCACTACTTAAAGCATATTAAATATTGGTTTTTCCAAAAGAAGATTCTTCAATATCACATATTATATCCTCTAGTCGATCATCGATATCTGCATCAACTTCATGTCTTTGTGACATCACAGTGTTTTTTTTAATTCACCGtgcactacgccaaataagggaaaagagggcgcttattttggcctataacagcgcttttaagtgccctctaaagtggcgctggcataggtaaagacagcgctttgttttcctggagaaagcgctgtctaaagtggccctttaagggccaccttagagggcgctttctggataaagcgccctctaaagttgtcatgtaaagccaccttagagagccaccttagagggcgctttctggataaagcgccctctaaagttgtcatgtaaagccaccttagaggatgctttctggacaaagcgccctctaaagttgtcaatgtaaagtgtttagagggcgcttcctgcagaaagcgccctctaaagtgttagttattttaaaaaaatttgtttgaaaagcagtgggtatttaattgggaacctgttcgcatgctgcaaaagtgtaaaattcatattgatttcatcctttaatccaatgttatacaccattaatccattgatatatacaacatgaatccatttatatacaacattaatcctccatatatacaacattaatatatgattctttgatcaacaatatacaacaacatattcatgatttagtaaaagtacaacaacaatatacaacatatatacaacaacagcatacaacaacaacattccatacatatatgtacaacaatatacaacctagctatatgattctttgatcaacaatgaattgacacaattcatccttcatttcatccaaattttctcttgagtaagatttgtattcctcaaagtactacaattaagagaataaaacatattcatgatttagtaacaaattagatgaaatatccgataatattaaaataaaccctaagttattattccataccatttttgggatgtctatacgattcaacgcaatgatgtctctcataaatctcaatacaaaaaatccgcacgtcgttggaatatccttaccagcgcttttcaactttcgaccgggaacctaaaaattcatataaaataaatcatgactttttgtgatgcaacagaatcgttgcgtatataattaaatgggtatatatatttgtacctctttttgagatgcaaccgactcgatgcgtaGACAGAGAAAGAGTATAACCTCCATTGGAAAAAACATAGGTCTCGAGTCACTTCCAGCTTGGAGAGCAGGAAGAACTGGATGCTTTAAGACAATATTGTATTTCTCATAAAAATAATCAATAACTTTTTTTCTGGTCACATTATCTTCAAGCATGAACCTAAAAGAAGAACAAATTACAAAGAGTGGAGAGATAAAAATAAAGCTCGACCAAGGAGTTTACAGCTAGCCCTTAACCTAAACCTTATCATATAGAACAAAAATTTACCCCAGACAAGGAATAACTAAAATGCTAGAAAGAAATTCAAATTGCTCACGTTAGGTCTCTGAGTGGCTCTCTTGAGACACCGGTCACTTTACAACTCCTTATTTTCCCACTATGAGATAGTTTCACCTTAACACCTCTCAAAGCTTTCTTGATCTGACTCAAAGTAAAATATAAACATAGGATTTCAGGCTACTAGTATTCATTCATGGCTCATAACATATAAAATTACAAGTATTACCTTGACACGATCTTGATCAGACAGTGGCCTTGAAAAATTCAATTTAAAATGTTTGGAAACAAAGTCCGTGACAAGTATCGGTTCATAAAAAGCTCTTGAAGATACATCTGAATCAAAGTATCACTGGTCAAATACTGCAATTGCAACCTAGATTCAATTGAAGAGTTCTCAATAAGAAAATATTAGTAATGTGTAAAACCAAAACCTATGTTAAGAGTAAGCCCAATTTGGGTCGGCCTGATGCTTTGATAAAAGCCCCTGTAATACTCCGTCCCACCACCAAGAGGACCCGGTTGCCCCAAACTCGGAGAGAAAAAAGACCTCCCAGCAACAATATAACTGAAACACAATTCATCAATAATAACATGATCACTTAAGAAACAAACTCAGCAAACCCAAATAAACAACACTCAAAATATAACTCTACTTCTCAGATGGAGTTGCCCTCAAAGCAACATCAAGAGCTTGAATGGTTTCGTAAGGACAGTCCAGCTGCATGCGACGGAGAAACTGAGTAAGGTTGTAGAGATCCGTCTTGGAAGCAAACTTTATAGTAACCTTAAACTCCCGCTCACGCTTTTTCCTGTAACGGTACATAAAATCAGCAATCCATTCATAACATATCACAAATAGTAACCATATTTACTCATTACTAACCCAGTTGCAGCAAACTCACCTATCAGAATCAGAAGAGGATCCTCTATTGTCGTCAGTCAAGACAACCACAAAAACCTTGGAAGTAAAAGGTAACGGTCCGGCAGTAAATAAGCTCTTTCTCCCATCGTAAGCAGGTATGCGGTTGTCCAACTGGGATTCCCGATACATTTTAACTAACTGGTTGATAATATCTCTGCACACTTTTTTTGAAGTAATCTCTGGCGAAATAGATACCTAATAACATTTATCAAATTTTTCAGCCTCTCAAAAATTCATACCACATTGTAACTTATCTACAtaataaacaaaaacaaaagctATACACTTAAAATCATAGTTTAAAAAAACGTATGAGCATAATATACTAACATCATAGTGGTCTTCAGCACCGTTAGGCtcaatgtaacttgccaacattgaaccgttaggctcaattagttggtcttcagcactccaatgtacttcaaattttacacccttgtctcttgcacgaatgattgacttcataacagtcaatcctcgtttgatttctttttcaacattgttacgtgatccattcgcgtcatgggtatcgtcttggttagccattttatctgtaatatagaaatgattcaataagacccaagtaagacaatgaccatattcgtgaagctacacaaaaaacacagttacgtaaacgaaatagcttgtagagagggaaaataaagagacatgcagtatatgttataattttaatgtttactaaaggggacctta from Lathyrus oleraceus cultivar Zhongwan6 chromosome 7, CAAS_Psat_ZW6_1.0, whole genome shotgun sequence encodes the following:
- the LOC127105872 gene encoding protein argonaute 1A, whose product is MYRESQLDNRIPAYDGRKSLFTAGPLPFTSKVFVVVLTDDNRGSSSDSDRKKREREFKVTIKFASKTDLYNLTQFLRRMQLDCPYETIQALDVALRATPSEK